From a single Micromonospora sp. WMMD1102 genomic region:
- a CDS encoding helix-turn-helix transcriptional regulator, producing the protein MAPKSFRARRLGIALRHAREAAGLTLEQAADEINSTRSTLSRYENAQTMVSPASVRALLTLYRRPESELEEMVRLAKEARKPGWWVSYSYILDRRTIDFIAVEAEATAIANFEPSVVPGLLQTTEYIRAIMRGGPHTLGDEEVEQRVQIRIGRQERLKETNPPIFDAIVDEGALLRPVGGEAVMAAQLRSLLKMSELPNVTIQVIPLKAGYHRGTRGSLHILEFADPEDPILASVETVAGQLILDRPDDLRTCSKIMEHLRAVALSPAESRDTIYRLLKGL; encoded by the coding sequence ATGGCTCCGAAGTCGTTCCGCGCCCGCCGTCTCGGCATCGCGCTGCGCCATGCCCGGGAGGCGGCCGGCCTCACCCTCGAACAGGCGGCCGACGAGATCAACAGCACCCGCAGTACGCTCTCCCGCTACGAGAACGCGCAGACGATGGTCAGCCCGGCCTCGGTACGCGCCCTGCTCACCCTCTACCGGCGGCCGGAGAGCGAGCTGGAGGAGATGGTGCGGCTCGCCAAGGAGGCCCGTAAGCCAGGCTGGTGGGTCTCGTACTCGTACATCCTGGACCGCCGGACGATCGACTTCATCGCCGTCGAGGCCGAGGCCACCGCGATCGCCAACTTCGAGCCCTCGGTCGTCCCGGGTCTGCTCCAGACCACGGAGTACATCAGGGCGATCATGCGCGGCGGCCCGCACACCCTCGGTGACGAGGAGGTGGAGCAGCGGGTGCAGATCCGGATCGGCCGGCAGGAACGGCTGAAGGAGACGAACCCGCCGATCTTCGACGCCATCGTCGACGAAGGCGCGCTACTGCGCCCGGTCGGCGGCGAGGCGGTGATGGCGGCCCAGCTGAGGAGCCTGCTCAAGATGTCCGAGCTGCCGAACGTGACCATCCAGGTCATCCCGCTGAAGGCCGGTTACCACCGGGGCACCCGTGGTTCGCTGCACATCCTCGAGTTCGCCGACCCGGAGGACCCGATCCTCGCCTCGGTGGAGACGGTCGCCGGTCAACTGATCCTCGACCGGCCGGACGACCTGCGGACCTGCTCGAAGATCATGGAACACCTGCGCGCAGTGGCGCTGAGTCCGGCGGAAAGCCGCGACACCATCTACCGCCTCCTGAAAGGACTGTGA
- a CDS encoding CYTH and CHAD domain-containing protein codes for MLEEERKYDVEPGFALPDLATVVPDGVRVVRMPPVTLTASYLDTADLRLARAGVSLRHRKGDELPWTVKLPADSPGVRHEVSRQGRPKSPPTELVGLVTAYSRGAELRPAVLVRTVRQAYELRDGADRVLAEIADDAVQVRDGKQVRSTFREIEVERKEGGPELLDVLESALTAAGARAGNFVPKHVRALGPAAEAAPDLVPAGELPARPSAGDVVAAAVRRGVGRLLGHDPLVRLRAPVGDDDTAVHQMRVGCRRLRSDLRTFGPLVRKAWAKPLRDELKWLAGILGLARDAEVLRARLSRTAAADPLGPLDAAAVRRIDAVLAARHEAALAAVDEALGSQRYRDLVEALVDATRAPQLTDRADAPADKVLPRLVARPWHRLTDGDDEVDGAADLDPAAPDERWHAVRINGKRARYAVDAVAGVLGGDAAKLAKALAKVQDLLGEHQDAAVAAQTWLAIAEQEPGDHAVAVTAGRLAERERAAVRTARSAFPAAWRRASGKRRTAWLR; via the coding sequence ATGTTGGAGGAGGAGCGGAAGTACGACGTCGAACCCGGTTTCGCCCTGCCCGACCTCGCCACGGTCGTGCCGGACGGGGTACGGGTGGTGCGGATGCCGCCGGTGACGCTCACCGCCAGCTATCTCGACACCGCCGACCTGCGGCTGGCCCGTGCCGGGGTGTCGCTGCGACACCGCAAGGGTGACGAGCTGCCCTGGACTGTCAAACTTCCCGCCGACAGCCCCGGCGTCCGGCACGAGGTCTCCCGCCAGGGCCGGCCGAAGAGTCCGCCAACCGAGCTGGTGGGGCTGGTCACCGCGTACTCCCGGGGCGCCGAGCTGCGGCCGGCCGTGCTGGTCCGCACCGTGCGCCAGGCGTACGAGCTGCGCGACGGCGCCGACCGGGTACTCGCCGAGATCGCCGACGACGCGGTGCAGGTACGCGACGGCAAGCAGGTCCGGTCGACGTTCCGGGAGATCGAGGTGGAACGCAAGGAGGGCGGGCCGGAGCTGCTCGACGTGCTGGAGTCGGCGCTGACCGCAGCCGGCGCCCGGGCCGGGAACTTCGTCCCGAAGCACGTCCGGGCGCTCGGTCCGGCGGCCGAGGCCGCACCCGACCTGGTGCCGGCCGGTGAGCTGCCGGCGCGGCCCAGTGCCGGCGACGTGGTCGCCGCGGCGGTCCGCCGCGGCGTCGGCCGGCTGCTCGGGCACGATCCGCTGGTCCGGTTGCGGGCGCCGGTCGGCGACGACGACACCGCGGTGCACCAGATGCGGGTCGGCTGCCGGCGGCTCCGCAGCGACCTGCGCACGTTCGGGCCGCTGGTCCGCAAGGCGTGGGCGAAGCCGCTGCGGGACGAGCTGAAGTGGCTGGCCGGAATACTGGGCCTCGCCCGGGACGCGGAGGTGCTGCGGGCCCGGCTGTCCCGGACGGCCGCCGCCGACCCGCTCGGCCCGCTGGACGCCGCGGCGGTACGCCGGATCGACGCGGTGCTGGCGGCCCGGCACGAGGCGGCACTGGCCGCCGTCGACGAGGCGCTCGGCTCGCAGCGGTACCGCGACCTGGTCGAGGCGCTCGTCGACGCCACCCGGGCACCGCAGTTGACCGACCGGGCCGACGCGCCGGCCGACAAGGTGCTGCCCCGGCTGGTGGCCCGGCCGTGGCACCGGCTGACCGACGGCGACGACGAGGTCGACGGCGCCGCCGACCTGGACCCGGCCGCCCCGGACGAGCGCTGGCACGCGGTACGCATCAACGGCAAGCGGGCCCGGTACGCCGTCGACGCCGTCGCCGGGGTCCTCGGCGGCGACGCGGCGAAGCTGGCCAAGGCGCTGGCGAAGGTGCAGGACCTGCTCGGCGAGCACCAGGACGCGGCGGTGGCCGCGCAGACCTGGCTCGCCATCGCCGAGCAGGAGCCGGGCGACCACGCCGTCGCGGTCACCGCCGGCCGGTTGGCGGAGCGGGAGCGGGCAGCCGTCCGCACCGCCCGGTCGGCCTTCCCGGCCGCGTGGCGCCGGGCGAGCGGGAAACGCCGGACGGCATGGCTGCGGTGA
- a CDS encoding ATP-binding protein has product MSSDSVIDSLTAAVNAHPEDVPLRLHLAGLLLDSGRPAEAIAHAGQALARNPADPQAQALMQRALGGGAPAPGAPAPPAPDTAPDAPAPDATRPAPPRAPGRPGDDPLAAYEQELADVVPPRFSPAGDEPEPVTGEADRMFDVEVSTVRLGDVGGMTEVKERLELAFLGPLRNPELRRLYGKSLRGGLMLYGPPGCGKTFLAKAIAGEMGAKFISLSIVDVLDMWIGNSERNLHELFQTARRSAPCVLFLDEVDALGHKRSKVTSSGMRTIGNQLLAELDGVEGNNEGVFVLAATNTPWDVDPALRRPGRLDRVVLVLPPDAPARSSILEYHLRDRPIANIDVRRIVAATDDFSGADLAHLCESAAEYAMADSIRRGEVRMIEQRDFDRALKDVRPSTKPWFATARNVAMFANEGGMYDDLVGYLKRRKLL; this is encoded by the coding sequence GTGAGTTCCGATTCCGTCATCGACAGCCTGACCGCGGCGGTCAACGCGCATCCGGAGGACGTCCCGCTCCGGCTCCACCTGGCCGGGCTGCTTCTCGACTCCGGCCGTCCCGCCGAGGCGATCGCGCACGCCGGGCAGGCGCTGGCCCGGAACCCGGCCGATCCGCAGGCGCAGGCCCTGATGCAGCGGGCCCTCGGCGGTGGCGCCCCCGCCCCCGGTGCGCCCGCACCACCCGCCCCGGACACCGCCCCCGACGCGCCCGCCCCCGACGCGACGCGGCCGGCGCCGCCACGCGCCCCCGGCCGGCCCGGCGACGACCCGCTCGCCGCCTACGAGCAGGAACTCGCCGACGTGGTGCCGCCGCGCTTCTCGCCGGCCGGCGACGAGCCCGAGCCGGTGACCGGGGAAGCCGACCGGATGTTCGACGTCGAGGTCTCCACAGTGCGGCTCGGCGACGTCGGCGGGATGACCGAGGTCAAGGAGCGGCTCGAACTGGCCTTCCTCGGCCCGCTGCGCAATCCCGAGTTGCGCAGGCTCTACGGCAAGAGCCTGCGCGGCGGCCTGATGCTGTACGGCCCGCCGGGTTGCGGCAAGACGTTCCTGGCGAAGGCGATCGCCGGTGAGATGGGGGCGAAGTTCATCTCGTTGTCCATCGTGGACGTGCTGGACATGTGGATCGGCAACTCCGAACGGAACCTGCACGAGCTGTTCCAGACCGCCCGGCGGAGCGCACCGTGCGTGCTCTTCCTGGACGAGGTCGACGCGCTCGGGCACAAGCGTTCCAAGGTCACCTCCAGCGGGATGCGGACGATCGGCAACCAGCTGCTCGCCGAACTCGACGGCGTGGAGGGGAACAACGAGGGCGTCTTCGTGCTCGCCGCCACCAACACCCCGTGGGACGTCGACCCGGCACTGCGCCGGCCCGGCCGGCTCGACCGGGTGGTCCTGGTCCTCCCGCCGGACGCGCCGGCCCGTTCCTCCATCCTGGAGTACCACCTGCGGGACCGGCCGATCGCGAACATCGACGTACGCCGGATCGTCGCCGCCACCGACGACTTCTCCGGTGCCGACCTGGCCCACCTGTGTGAGTCGGCCGCCGAGTACGCGATGGCCGACTCGATCCGGCGCGGCGAGGTACGGATGATCGAGCAGCGCGACTTCGACCGGGCGCTGAAGGACGTGCGCCCCTCCACGAAGCCGTGGTTCGCCACCGCCCGCAACGTGGCGATGTTCGCCAACGAGGGCGGCATGTACGACGACCTGGTCGGTTACCTGAAGCGGCGGAAACTGCTCTGA
- a CDS encoding ROK family protein — MANSEVPVVVGLDNGGNSNNATVLDATGRFLVDQLVETPCRVLEGPDAAVEALAAAMEQVLARTGTGREQVRAVGLDTPGPASATGVISSKGSTNFSQPGWRGFDIRGALERRLGVPVVYHNDGNAAALYAHHSYFAAEAARRSSVSAIVGTGLGGGVVVDGRVVTGTAGMAGELGHVHIPMFGLLAEGQPVPVCNCGFVGDVESVASLTGIRRNLLPYWLGRYAGHPLAELDPVGAARQVRSYGVDGDPMALRIFEQQAMALGRLFTIVANFTDPDGYFVGGGVVEATPDFRNWFLATVREHTTLRTEQAERARFALVPDLDMAGARGAAIAALKLLDGAAAPTVG, encoded by the coding sequence ATGGCGAACTCGGAAGTACCGGTCGTGGTCGGGCTCGACAACGGCGGTAACAGCAACAACGCCACCGTGCTGGACGCGACCGGGCGGTTCCTGGTCGACCAGTTGGTCGAGACCCCGTGCCGGGTGCTGGAGGGGCCGGACGCGGCGGTCGAGGCGCTCGCGGCGGCGATGGAGCAGGTACTGGCGCGTACCGGCACCGGGCGGGAGCAGGTCCGGGCGGTCGGGTTGGACACCCCGGGGCCGGCCAGTGCGACCGGGGTCATCTCGTCGAAGGGCTCGACGAACTTCTCCCAGCCGGGCTGGCGCGGATTCGACATCCGGGGCGCCCTGGAACGCCGGCTCGGCGTTCCGGTGGTCTACCACAACGACGGCAACGCGGCCGCGCTCTACGCCCACCACTCGTACTTCGCTGCCGAGGCGGCACGGCGTTCCTCGGTCTCCGCGATCGTCGGGACCGGGCTCGGCGGTGGCGTGGTCGTCGACGGGCGGGTGGTGACCGGCACCGCCGGGATGGCCGGCGAACTCGGCCACGTGCACATCCCGATGTTCGGCCTGCTCGCCGAGGGCCAGCCGGTGCCGGTCTGCAACTGCGGGTTCGTCGGGGACGTGGAGAGCGTCGCCTCGCTGACCGGCATCCGGCGCAACCTGCTGCCGTACTGGCTGGGCCGGTACGCCGGGCACCCGCTCGCCGAACTCGACCCGGTCGGCGCCGCCAGGCAGGTCCGGTCGTACGGGGTGGACGGCGACCCGATGGCGCTGCGGATCTTCGAGCAGCAGGCGATGGCGCTGGGCCGGCTCTTCACCATCGTCGCCAACTTCACCGACCCGGACGGGTACTTCGTCGGGGGTGGCGTGGTGGAGGCGACGCCGGACTTCCGGAACTGGTTCCTGGCCACCGTACGGGAGCACACCACGCTCCGCACCGAGCAGGCCGAACGGGCCCGGTTCGCGCTGGTACCGGATCTCGACATGGCCGGGGCCCGGGGCGCCGCCATCGCCGCGCTGAAGCTGCTGGACGGAGCCGCCGCTCCGACGGTGGGGTAA
- a CDS encoding bifunctional NUDIX hydrolase/histidine phosphatase family protein produces MAAVTPVRAAGGVVWRHSPAGVRVCLVHRPRYDDWSLPKGKLDPGEHPLTAAVREVAEEADVLGVPQVRLRPVHYLMRDGAPKTVEFWSMRAAGSGGFQPGTEVDDVRWLPLAEAVRLVSYPHDVAVLEDFAALPQVSAELGLVRHASAGKRGTWSGPDTARPLDDAGVAQSRELAGLLAPLRPVRLHSAAARRCVQTLQPLAELLDRPIEVDSAHDEPKPGQDEEENALAAAAALLELARYGEPAAVCSQGKVIPQALLRLAAASTAWPGAAAADESVGAVGPERLPGSVQEFRTAKGTGWLLAFGGDRLVAASRLDAADRCAVPAS; encoded by the coding sequence ATGGCTGCGGTGACCCCGGTCCGGGCGGCCGGCGGGGTGGTCTGGCGCCACTCGCCCGCCGGTGTGCGGGTCTGCCTGGTGCACCGTCCCCGCTACGACGACTGGTCGCTGCCGAAGGGCAAGCTGGATCCCGGGGAACATCCGCTGACCGCCGCGGTGCGCGAGGTGGCCGAGGAGGCCGACGTGCTCGGGGTGCCACAGGTGCGGCTGCGCCCGGTGCACTACCTGATGCGCGACGGTGCGCCGAAGACCGTCGAGTTCTGGTCGATGCGGGCCGCCGGCAGCGGCGGTTTCCAGCCGGGGACCGAGGTGGACGACGTACGCTGGCTGCCGCTGGCCGAAGCCGTCCGGCTGGTCAGCTATCCGCACGACGTCGCAGTGCTGGAGGACTTCGCCGCCCTGCCGCAGGTGAGCGCGGAGTTGGGCCTGGTCCGGCACGCCTCGGCCGGCAAGCGGGGCACCTGGTCCGGGCCGGACACCGCCCGACCGCTCGACGACGCCGGGGTGGCGCAGTCTCGGGAGTTGGCCGGACTGTTGGCGCCGCTCCGCCCGGTACGCCTGCACTCGGCGGCAGCCCGGCGCTGTGTGCAGACGTTGCAGCCGCTGGCCGAGCTGCTCGACCGGCCGATCGAGGTGGATTCCGCGCACGACGAGCCGAAGCCGGGGCAGGACGAGGAGGAGAACGCCCTGGCCGCCGCCGCGGCGCTGCTCGAACTTGCCCGGTACGGCGAACCCGCGGCGGTCTGTAGCCAGGGAAAGGTGATCCCGCAGGCGTTGCTCCGGTTGGCCGCCGCGTCGACCGCCTGGCCCGGTGCGGCTGCGGCGGACGAGTCCGTCGGTGCGGTCGGCCCGGAGCGGCTGCCGGGCTCGGTGCAGGAGTTCCGGACCGCGAAGGGCACCGGCTGGCTGCTCGCCTTCGGCGGGGACCGACTGGTCGCCGCCAGCCGGCTCGACGCCGCCGACCGCTGCGCCGTCCCCGCGTCCTGA
- a CDS encoding cystathionine gamma-lyase: protein MRAGRPDDRADYGDGTRCVHAGLPEPVPGEPFLPGPVFAAPYHLDPAGGPDAAPNGYGRPDNPTRRGLETAIAELEGGEECLAFASGQAAITALLLAVLRPGDTVLLPTDGYFPVRAFAAETLRGIGVRVEFVPTAGPYPSFDGVRLVLVETPANPGLDVCDIAELAGRAHAAGTLLAVDNTTATPLGQRPLDLGADLVVASGTKALTGHSDLLLGYVAGRDARLLDTIRGWRTTTGAIPGAFDAWLAHRSLATLDLRLARQSANAAAVAATLRARSDVSGVRWPGLADDPAYPVASRQLRRVPGIVAFDLGDAGRVARFLTASRLVFAATSFGGLHTSADRRAQWGDDVSPGFVRLSCGVEDAADLVADLTTALDAAGPA from the coding sequence GTGCGAGCCGGCCGGCCCGACGACCGGGCGGACTACGGCGACGGCACCCGGTGCGTGCACGCCGGCCTGCCGGAACCGGTACCGGGGGAGCCGTTCCTGCCCGGTCCGGTCTTCGCCGCCCCCTACCACCTGGACCCGGCGGGCGGCCCGGACGCGGCCCCGAACGGGTACGGCCGGCCGGACAATCCGACCCGGCGCGGGCTGGAGACGGCAATCGCCGAGCTGGAAGGTGGAGAAGAGTGCCTCGCCTTCGCCAGCGGGCAGGCGGCGATCACCGCGCTGCTCCTGGCGGTGCTCCGGCCCGGCGACACGGTGCTGCTTCCCACCGACGGATACTTCCCGGTGCGGGCGTTCGCCGCCGAGACGCTGCGCGGCATCGGCGTACGGGTCGAGTTCGTGCCGACCGCCGGCCCGTACCCGTCCTTCGACGGAGTGCGCCTGGTACTGGTCGAGACGCCGGCCAACCCGGGTCTGGACGTCTGCGACATCGCCGAGCTCGCCGGCCGGGCACACGCCGCCGGCACGCTGCTCGCGGTCGACAACACCACCGCCACGCCACTCGGCCAGCGACCGCTGGACCTCGGCGCGGACCTGGTGGTCGCCTCCGGCACCAAGGCGCTGACCGGGCACTCGGACCTGCTGCTCGGCTATGTTGCCGGCCGGGACGCGCGCCTGCTGGACACGATCCGGGGTTGGCGGACCACCACCGGCGCCATTCCGGGCGCCTTCGACGCGTGGCTGGCGCACCGCTCACTGGCCACCCTGGACCTGCGGCTGGCCCGGCAGAGCGCCAACGCGGCGGCGGTGGCGGCGACACTGCGGGCCCGCTCCGACGTCTCCGGCGTACGCTGGCCGGGGCTGGCCGACGACCCCGCGTACCCGGTCGCCAGCCGGCAGCTCCGCCGGGTGCCCGGGATCGTCGCGTTCGACCTCGGCGACGCCGGCCGGGTGGCGCGGTTCCTGACCGCGAGCCGGCTGGTCTTCGCGGCGACCTCCTTCGGCGGCCTGCACACCAGCGCCGACCGGCGGGCCCAGTGGGGCGACGACGTGTCGCCCGGATTCGTCCGGCTCTCCTGCGGGGTAGAAGACGCCGCCGACCTGGTCGCCGACCTGACCACCGCGCTGGACGCGGCCGGCCCGGCCTGA
- a CDS encoding DUF397 domain-containing protein yields the protein MSPETTDLLGRAPWRKSSHSGDQGACVEFALVAGATDDAVAVRDSKDTTGPVLLFAPAAWTAFTTALPTSPTLP from the coding sequence ATGTCACCGGAGACGACCGACCTGCTCGGCAGGGCCCCCTGGCGCAAGAGCAGCCACAGTGGAGACCAGGGCGCCTGTGTCGAGTTCGCCCTGGTCGCCGGGGCCACCGACGACGCGGTGGCCGTCCGCGACTCCAAGGACACCACCGGACCGGTGCTGCTCTTCGCGCCGGCCGCCTGGACCGCATTCACCACCGCGCTGCCCACCTCCCCCACTCTCCCCTGA
- a CDS encoding cold-shock protein: protein MQGTVADYDPQTRTGTLLLDDGTRVSFPATAFDASGLRLLRLGQRVRLEHDAAGTLVRITLPTFP from the coding sequence ATGCAGGGCACGGTGGCCGACTACGACCCGCAGACCCGGACCGGCACGCTGCTGCTCGACGACGGCACCCGGGTCAGCTTCCCGGCGACCGCGTTCGACGCCTCCGGACTGCGCCTGCTCCGGCTGGGTCAGCGGGTCCGGCTGGAGCACGACGCGGCCGGCACGCTGGTCCGGATCACGCTGCCGACCTTCCCCTGA
- a CDS encoding NAD(P)H-dependent glycerol-3-phosphate dehydrogenase, translating to MSHVAVLGAGSWGTAFAKVLADAGRDVRIWARRPEVVEAIRSTGSNPDYLPRLRLPAAVRATAEPAEAITGADLVVLAVPSQTLRGNLAEWAGQLEPDSTLVSLMKGIELGTTKRMSEVIVETAGVAADRVVVVSGPNLAPEIAAEQPAATVVACTDTDRATLVQASVNTPYFRPYTNDDVIGCELGGAVKNVIALAYGITTAMGLGDNTRATLITRGLAETARLGVALGADPLTFAGLAGLGDLVASCSSPLARNRTFGEQLGRGATLEEAQAATRQTAEGVKSCLAIRDLARAHGVEMPITEQVERVCHEGADPHAAMAALMSRKPRPE from the coding sequence ATGAGCCATGTCGCCGTGCTCGGTGCCGGCTCCTGGGGTACCGCCTTCGCCAAGGTGCTCGCCGACGCCGGCCGCGACGTGCGGATCTGGGCCCGTCGACCGGAGGTGGTAGAGGCGATCCGCAGCACCGGCAGCAACCCCGACTACCTGCCCCGGCTGCGCCTGCCGGCGGCGGTACGCGCCACCGCCGAGCCCGCCGAGGCGATCACCGGTGCCGACCTGGTGGTGCTGGCGGTGCCCTCGCAGACCCTGCGCGGCAACCTGGCCGAGTGGGCCGGGCAGCTGGAGCCCGACTCCACGCTGGTCTCCCTGATGAAGGGGATCGAGCTGGGCACCACCAAGCGGATGAGCGAGGTGATCGTGGAGACCGCCGGGGTGGCGGCGGACCGGGTCGTGGTGGTCTCCGGCCCCAACCTCGCCCCCGAGATCGCCGCCGAGCAGCCCGCCGCGACCGTGGTCGCCTGCACCGACACCGACCGGGCGACCCTGGTGCAGGCGTCGGTGAACACGCCGTACTTCCGGCCGTACACCAACGACGACGTGATCGGCTGCGAGCTGGGCGGTGCGGTCAAGAACGTGATCGCGCTGGCGTACGGCATCACCACCGCGATGGGGCTGGGCGACAACACCCGGGCGACCCTGATCACCCGGGGGCTGGCCGAGACCGCCCGGCTCGGGGTGGCGCTCGGCGCCGACCCGCTCACCTTCGCCGGGCTGGCCGGCCTCGGCGACCTGGTGGCCAGCTGCTCGTCGCCACTGGCCCGGAACCGCACCTTCGGCGAGCAGCTGGGCCGGGGGGCGACCCTGGAGGAGGCGCAGGCGGCGACCCGGCAGACCGCCGAGGGGGTGAAGAGCTGCCTGGCGATCCGGGACCTGGCCCGGGCGCACGGCGTGGAGATGCCGATCACCGAGCAGGTCGAGCGGGTCTGCCACGAGGGCGCCGACCCGCACGCCGCGATGGCGGCCCTGATGAGCCGCAAGCCGAGGCCGGAGTGA
- a CDS encoding lysophospholipid acyltransferase family protein, translating to MGRRRLGFWGRFAVMVVKPVLTVWTRREWRGMEHLPPSGGIIIVPNHLSHFDPLVSAHFIYDAGRWPSFLGKASVFKVPVIGRILLKCRQIPVERGTVDAARSLETLERAVRSGAAVVIYPEGTTTREPELWPMRGKTGAARLALATGAPVVPVVMWGPQRIFDPRDKKVSLRPRTPVTVVAGPPVDLARWSGAVPTKTVLDEMTDAIMLRLRDMLAEVRGGTPPPLWSAQQNRRTGERA from the coding sequence GTGGGACGGCGCAGGCTGGGGTTCTGGGGGCGGTTCGCCGTCATGGTGGTCAAGCCGGTGCTGACCGTCTGGACCCGGCGCGAATGGCGTGGCATGGAGCATCTCCCGCCCTCCGGCGGGATCATCATCGTGCCGAACCACCTGTCCCACTTCGACCCGCTGGTCTCGGCGCACTTCATCTACGACGCCGGCCGCTGGCCCAGCTTCCTGGGCAAGGCGAGTGTCTTCAAGGTGCCGGTGATCGGCCGGATCCTGTTGAAGTGCCGGCAGATCCCGGTGGAGCGCGGCACCGTCGACGCGGCCAGGTCGCTGGAGACGCTGGAGCGGGCGGTCAGGTCCGGTGCGGCGGTCGTGATCTACCCGGAGGGGACCACCACCCGGGAGCCGGAGCTGTGGCCGATGCGGGGCAAGACCGGCGCGGCCCGGCTGGCCCTGGCCACCGGCGCTCCGGTGGTGCCGGTGGTGATGTGGGGGCCGCAGCGGATCTTCGACCCGCGCGACAAGAAGGTCAGCCTGCGTCCGCGTACGCCGGTGACGGTGGTCGCCGGACCGCCGGTGGACCTGGCCCGCTGGAGCGGCGCGGTGCCGACCAAGACCGTACTCGACGAGATGACCGACGCCATCATGCTGCGGCTGCGCGACATGCTCGCCGAGGTCCGGGGCGGGACACCACCGCCGCTCTGGTCGGCCCAACAAAACCGGCGGACCGGAGAGCGGGCATGA
- a CDS encoding DUF998 domain-containing protein: MMARSLTQPWTAARPLTLVAALGIVATATLGVAAHLAPDPGMSPLSLTISDYAVSNNGWPMNLAILVLGVTSLAVPLALRAARVEVGRLAEALLLVWCLGLISSALVPTDPLGAAELSTRGYLHRYVSVAAFVALPIATLVAVRRLAADARWRDAVRPLRVLAGTSVLALLALYYVAFPGGRVMMGLVERILVLVEMALLAVLVVRLHRVTGDRANR, encoded by the coding sequence ATGATGGCCAGATCCCTGACCCAGCCGTGGACCGCCGCCCGACCGCTGACCCTGGTCGCCGCCCTCGGCATCGTCGCGACGGCGACTCTGGGCGTCGCGGCACACCTCGCCCCCGACCCCGGGATGAGTCCGCTGTCGCTCACGATCAGCGACTACGCGGTGTCGAACAACGGCTGGCCGATGAACCTCGCGATCCTGGTCCTCGGCGTCACCTCGCTGGCCGTACCGCTGGCGTTGCGGGCCGCCCGGGTCGAGGTGGGACGCCTCGCCGAGGCGCTGCTGCTGGTCTGGTGCCTCGGGCTGATCAGCTCGGCGCTGGTCCCGACCGACCCGCTCGGGGCGGCCGAGCTGAGTACCCGGGGCTACCTGCACCGCTACGTCTCGGTGGCTGCCTTCGTCGCGCTGCCGATCGCGACGCTGGTGGCGGTCCGGCGGCTTGCCGCCGACGCGCGCTGGCGGGACGCCGTACGCCCACTGCGGGTGCTGGCCGGAACCAGCGTGCTCGCCCTGCTCGCGCTCTACTACGTCGCTTTTCCCGGTGGACGGGTGATGATGGGCCTGGTCGAGCGGATCCTGGTACTCGTCGAGATGGCGCTGCTCGCGGTCCTGGTCGTCCGGCTGCACCGGGTCACCGGCGACCGTGCCAACCGCTGA
- the cofC gene encoding 2-phospho-L-lactate guanylyltransferase encodes MAERNWTVVVPVKRLWSAKSRLRGALDGVPHELLALALAEDTVEAVLGCPAVGQVLVVTADPEAGRTLGRLGARIVPEPPAAGLNPAFTRGAAAASGGPVAALTADLPALRPAELAEALHAANGPAGVRRFVADAPGTGTVLLTATAGAALDPRFGPYSAAAHTASGAGPLTGAWPTLRRDVDTPADLRAAAALGLGRHTAALTRRSAPAGAER; translated from the coding sequence GTGGCGGAGCGGAACTGGACCGTGGTGGTGCCGGTCAAGCGGCTCTGGTCGGCGAAGAGCCGGCTGCGCGGAGCGCTGGACGGCGTACCGCACGAGCTGCTGGCACTGGCGCTGGCCGAGGACACCGTCGAGGCGGTGCTCGGCTGCCCGGCCGTCGGACAGGTGCTGGTGGTGACCGCCGATCCGGAGGCCGGGCGTACCCTGGGCCGGCTCGGTGCCCGGATCGTGCCCGAACCGCCGGCCGCCGGGCTCAACCCCGCGTTCACCCGGGGCGCGGCAGCCGCCTCCGGCGGCCCGGTCGCGGCACTCACCGCCGACCTGCCCGCGCTGCGTCCGGCCGAACTGGCCGAGGCACTGCACGCCGCGAACGGGCCCGCCGGGGTACGCCGGTTCGTCGCGGACGCGCCCGGCACCGGCACCGTACTGCTCACCGCCACCGCCGGAGCGGCCCTGGACCCACGGTTCGGCCCGTACTCGGCGGCGGCGCACACGGCCTCCGGCGCCGGCCCGCTGACCGGCGCCTGGCCGACGCTGCGCCGCGACGTCGACACCCCGGCCGACCTGCGGGCCGCCGCCGCACTCGGGCTCGGCCGGCACACCGCAGCGCTGACCCGGCGGTCGGCGCCGGCCGGCGCCGAGCGCTGA